In the Xanthobacteraceae bacterium genome, GTTGCGCACCGCAATCGTCCCAAGCGTCTCGCCGACATTTGCCTCGTGCTCTCCATCGAGGACACGCATCTCGTCACCTATGCCGTGAAGAAGCTCGAAGCGGCGGGGCTGCTGGTTGCGGGCCGCAAGGGCAACGAAAAAACCGTCTCGCTTTCCGCAAAAGGCGAGACGATCGTGAAGAAGTACGGAAAAATCCGCGAAGCGCTTCTTGTCGCGCCGGTGAAGGCAACCGGCGCCGACGAAAAACGCCTGAGCGAAATCGCCGGATTGATGCGCGCGCTTTCCGGCCACTACGATCAGGCCGCGCGTGCGGCAGCCAGCTTGTAGCCGCGAAGGAGCTTGAACGCTCCGTCTCGGCTGCTAGCCTGTTCGTTAAAGAAGCGGGGAGGCGCTTGTGCCATCCCCCCAAGGGAGAGTGTAGATGAAAAAACTGACCGCGTTGTTCGCGGGCGTGGCGCTGGCGGCCTCCGCCGGTACCGCCTTCGCGCAGACGAAATGGGACATGCCGACGCCTTACGGTGACGGAAACTTCCACACGAAAAACATCGTACAGTTCGCCGCTGACGTTGATAAAGCGACCGGCGGCAAGCTGAAGATCCAGGTTCATTCCAACGGCTCGCTGATCAAGCATCCCGAGATCAAGTCTTCCATCCGCCGCGGCGTCGCGCCGATCGGTGAGGTGCTGATCTCGAACCACCAGAACGAAAGCCCGATTTACGGCGTAGACTCGGTGCCTTTCCTCGCCACCAGCTACTCCGATGCGCGCCGCCTCTACGAAGCGCAAAAGCCTTTCCTCGAGAAGAAGCTGGCGGAAGAAGGCCTGGTTTTGCTGTTCTCGGTGCCGTGGCCGCCGCAGGGCATCTACGCCAAGAAAGAACTGAAGACCATCGACGACCTGAAGGGTCTGAAGTTCCGAACCTATAACACCGCAACCCAGCGTATCGCGCAGCTTGCG is a window encoding:
- a CDS encoding winged helix DNA-binding protein, with the translated sequence MRVVASGTGRAEASLGPIVSSAHLAAGAMPSLSELEFGLILLGHAFERWMVRCVAAAGLPDVNPMEVLVLHAVAHRNRPKRLADICLVLSIEDTHLVTYAVKKLEAAGLLVAGRKGNEKTVSLSAKGETIVKKYGKIREALLVAPVKATGADEKRLSEIAGLMRALSGHYDQAARAAASL
- a CDS encoding TRAP transporter substrate-binding protein, translating into MKKLTALFAGVALAASAGTAFAQTKWDMPTPYGDGNFHTKNIVQFAADVDKATGGKLKIQVHSNGSLIKHPEIKSSIRRGVAPIGEVLISNHQNESPIYGVDSVPFLATSYSDARRLYEAQKPFLEKKLAEEGLVLLFSVPWPPQGIYAKKELKTIDDLKGLKFRTYNTATQRIAQLAGAIPTQIEVPDIPTAFAQNRVEAMITSPSTGVDTKAWDYLSHFHDTQAWLPRNVVIVSKAALDALPADVKAALLKAAKEAEDRGWKASEIETTEKTKALSDNKVTVVKPSDALKAGFNKIGETMTADWQKAAGDDGKAILDKFKKK